CGAAGCGGGTTCGGTCAAGACGGCGGAGATCCGCAAGGAGGCAGGTTACGGGGGAGTGCGTGTCGAACTGCGCGCGACGTTGGACGGTGCGCAACTCTCGCTGCAGATAGACATCGGCTTTGGTGACGTTGTGACGCCAGCACCCGAGACAGTCAATTATCCCGTCTTGCTGGACGACCTGCCTGCGCCCAGGCTGCGAGCGTATCCCAAGTACACGGTAGTCGCCGAGAAATTTCAGGCGCTGTGCGCACTCGGCATGGCAAACAGCCGCATGAAAGATTATTTCGACCTGTGGACGTTGCTGCGCGATGGCGATCTGGATGATGCGGAGTTGGCGCGCGCGATCCAGGCCACCTTTACTCGCCGTCGAACCGCGCTGCCCGAACGTGTGCCCGCAGGGTTGAGCGACGCTTTCGCCACGGATGCCGGCAAGCAGGCGCAATGGCGGGCCTTCGTGACCAAGAACAAGCTCAATGCCATTGCGCTGGGTGAACTGGTACAGGCACTGCG
This genomic window from Betaproteobacteria bacterium contains:
- a CDS encoding nucleotidyl transferase AbiEii/AbiGii toxin family protein, whose protein sequence is MSKNRAASIRARLKNRSDAAKQDFNLTLTHYGLERLLYRLSVSRHAPNFLLKGALLFKLWYDVPQRPTRDADLLGFGPDDIDSVAAVFRDVCVIEVDDGIAFEAGSVKTAEIRKEAGYGGVRVELRATLDGAQLSLQIDIGFGDVVTPAPETVNYPVLLDDLPAPRLRAYPKYTVVAEKFQALCALGMANSRMKDYFDLWTLLRDGDLDDAELARAIQATFTRRRTALPERVPAGLSDAFATDAGKQAQWRAFVTKNKLNAIALGELVQALRAEFQRLKIV